Proteins found in one Hippopotamus amphibius kiboko isolate mHipAmp2 chromosome 12, mHipAmp2.hap2, whole genome shotgun sequence genomic segment:
- the LOC130833390 gene encoding olfactory receptor 6C2-like, giving the protein MRNHSAITAFMLLGLTDDPQLEILAFIFLLITYLLSVIGNLTIISLVLVDSHLQTAMYFFLQNFSFLEISFTTTCVPTYLYIISSGDKTITIKACFSQIFFIVLFAATEYFLLAVMSYDRYVAICRPLHYMSIMNSRVCRNLILCCWVSGLLIVLPPLGLTLHLEFCDSVIDHFVCDASPILKNSCSDTWFIEQLVIFGAVLTFIMTLVCVALSYIYIIRMILRLSSAQQRKKAFSTCSSHMIVVSISYGSCIFMYIKPSAKDEVALNKAVSVLTTSVAPLLNPFIYTLRNKQVKQSFHDTLKRFIFLSKK; this is encoded by the coding sequence ATGAGGAACCATTCGGCAATTACAGCGTTCATGCTACTGGGTTTGACGGATGACCCACAACTAGAGATTCTGGCTTTTATCTTTCTGTTGATCACATATTTGTTAAGTGTAATTGGTAATCTGACCATAATCTCTCTCGTGCTGGTGGATTCTCATTTACAAACagctatgtatttttttcttcaaaatttctctttcttagaaATCTCATTCACAACTACCTGTGTGCCCACATACCTCTACATCATCTCAAGTGGGGACAAAACCATCACCATCAAAGCCTGCTTCAGCCAAATCTTTTTTATTGTCCTCTTTGCAGCTACAGAATAtttcctcttggctgtgatgtcctatgaccgctacgtggccatctgcagACCCCTGCACTACATGAGCATCATGAACAGCAGAGTCTGCAGAAATCTCATCCTCTGTTGTTGGGTATCTGGCTTATTGATTGTCCTTCCACCCCTTGGCCTGACTCTCCACCTGGAATTCTGTGACTCTGTTATTGACCATTTTGTCTGTGATGCTTCTCCAATACTGAAGAATTCATGTTCAGATACATGGTTCATAGAGCAGCTGGTTATATTCGGTGCTGTATTGACCTTCATAATGACCCTCGTGTGTGTAGCTCTGTCCTACATATACATTATTAGGATGATTCTAAGATTatcctctgcccagcaaaggaagaAAGCCTTTTCCACGTGTTCTTCCCACATGATTGTGGTTTCCATCAGCTATGGCAGCTGCATTTTTATGTATATCAAACCTTCAGCTAAGGATGAAGTGGCCCTTAATAAGGCAGTTTCTGTGCTCACTACGTCTGTTGCCCCTTTGTTGAACCCCTTCATTTATACCCTgagaaataaacaagtaaagCAATCTTTCCATGACACTCTGAAaagatttatatttctttcaaagaagTAG